One window from the genome of Echinicola vietnamensis DSM 17526 encodes:
- a CDS encoding SusC/RagA family TonB-linked outer membrane protein, giving the protein MKIYLRKRIVILTKHTFRVFLIQLVCLQALLANPSNSQGLEDYHVRVDAHKASLVEVLSGLEHQTDFRFAYNQKLIQSQQKITLKLDADLRTVLKKITEQCDFQFRRIDESIFVTAVNTQDKSRKPVEEDRTLKGKVIDAETDEPIVGGTIIVEGGSKGTVTDLEGRFELTVDGKARRLRVSFLGYEPKTIEIGNQNQFTISLSPKEGVLEEVVVVGYGEQKKANLSGAVDNIGGKSLSALQVNTIGEALLGQLPGVYVDIADGKPGRAAGFNIRGSTSINGGGPLIVIDGVPQTTNDLNNISPHDIEEISVLKDAASTAIYGARASFGVILVTTKRGNEAMSVRYDNYFGFSKPTRVPELYDNPLDYLSINENEFNANIGHNYFTDAQIAYPEQVAADPSLPHATVEDIGGRPNLLLGGQVYNYYDLWFRDLTPKQNHRFSVGGKDKKFQYYLSGDFNHEEGALSFKPEKINRYTLRSNITYNVTENLSVFNSTSLVKRDEEHPNQYLYGFTSNVWRFIENSNPMMPEYVEIDGEMVPTDIGFYREFVENQSGIEQAMHDTKSTIGVDWKILGGKLKLHVDGTYQFTNTEKLRWWDNTGPYLSNSFNNRNIVLDYYADAGPSKIYRSRWRTIRNNINAYGTYDTSYGLHNLTVMAGYNQESYNYLYSYADREYPLQVPQHSLNLASGVANVSDDDDKNASRSVFTRINYNWNGKYLLEINGSYFLSSKFAKENRGHAFIAGSGAWRISEESFFDNIRSTVNNVKLRVSYGSIGNANIGSYDYIPIMGVSQSAYTLEGERVNYTSSPNPKSANFTWETVETLNFGLDATFFRNRLTTTLDVYQRNTDNMLANFRSLPSVFGATVPKENIASLKTQGWELNLAWNDTRKVGRNPFSYGVRFNISDYHSEITDYYNPTNYLADYYRGQQLGEIWGLTTEGYFQTDEEAQNGALLETNSYKAYAAAGTIKFQDINGDGVINFGERTLENPGDYRKIGNTTPRYQYGITLNGAWKGIDLNVFFRGVGKRDIYPGAEAVNFWGPYNRKYQVMLQHTVDERWTPDNPDAYFPRPQGYLALGNNDLGVPQTKYLQDASFLRLKNLTVGYTIPSSLTERIKISHVRVYFSGQNLWETTALHFSLDPEGLTKDPDANESRVGLGTAYPIQRVFSFGLQVKL; this is encoded by the coding sequence ATGAAAATTTATTTACGTAAACGAATCGTGATTCTAACCAAGCACACTTTTAGGGTATTTTTGATTCAACTGGTCTGCTTACAGGCCCTGTTGGCCAATCCTTCCAATAGTCAGGGACTGGAAGATTACCATGTTAGGGTAGATGCCCACAAGGCTTCCCTAGTAGAGGTCTTATCTGGACTGGAACACCAGACCGACTTTAGGTTTGCCTACAACCAAAAGCTGATTCAAAGCCAACAAAAAATTACCTTGAAACTGGATGCCGATCTAAGGACCGTCCTGAAGAAAATCACCGAACAATGCGATTTTCAGTTCAGAAGAATAGACGAAAGCATTTTTGTCACCGCTGTAAATACCCAGGACAAAAGCAGAAAACCCGTAGAAGAAGACCGCACCCTGAAGGGAAAGGTCATCGATGCGGAAACTGACGAGCCTATTGTGGGGGGGACCATCATTGTAGAAGGAGGTTCCAAAGGGACTGTCACCGACCTGGAAGGACGCTTTGAGTTGACCGTGGACGGAAAGGCTAGACGTCTCCGCGTTTCATTTTTGGGCTATGAGCCAAAGACCATCGAGATAGGCAACCAGAACCAGTTTACCATATCGCTTTCCCCAAAAGAAGGAGTTCTGGAAGAGGTAGTGGTAGTGGGTTATGGAGAACAGAAGAAAGCCAACCTTAGCGGGGCAGTGGACAATATTGGAGGAAAGTCACTTTCCGCACTGCAGGTCAATACCATAGGGGAAGCCCTGTTGGGACAATTGCCCGGCGTGTATGTCGACATTGCCGATGGCAAACCGGGAAGGGCAGCGGGTTTCAATATCCGAGGAAGTACTTCTATCAATGGTGGTGGGCCACTTATCGTAATAGACGGGGTACCGCAGACGACCAACGATCTCAACAATATATCCCCCCATGATATTGAAGAAATTTCCGTGCTCAAAGATGCCGCTTCCACGGCCATTTACGGTGCACGCGCTTCTTTTGGTGTGATCCTGGTGACCACCAAAAGGGGGAATGAGGCGATGTCGGTGAGGTATGACAATTATTTTGGTTTCAGCAAACCGACAAGGGTTCCCGAACTGTACGATAACCCTTTGGACTACCTTAGTATCAATGAAAATGAATTCAATGCCAATATTGGCCATAATTATTTTACCGATGCCCAAATAGCGTATCCCGAGCAAGTGGCCGCTGATCCCTCCCTTCCCCATGCTACAGTGGAAGACATAGGCGGTAGGCCCAACTTGCTCTTGGGTGGACAAGTGTACAATTATTATGACCTGTGGTTCAGGGACCTTACGCCAAAACAAAACCACCGCTTCAGTGTGGGCGGCAAGGACAAGAAGTTCCAATATTACCTTTCGGGCGACTTTAACCATGAAGAGGGAGCACTCAGCTTCAAGCCGGAAAAGATCAACCGTTACACCCTTAGGTCGAACATTACTTACAACGTAACCGAAAACCTTTCGGTGTTTAACAGTACAAGTTTGGTCAAAAGGGATGAAGAACACCCCAACCAATACCTTTACGGGTTTACCTCGAATGTATGGCGCTTCATAGAAAACTCCAACCCCATGATGCCTGAGTATGTGGAAATTGACGGGGAAATGGTCCCTACCGATATCGGCTTTTATAGGGAGTTTGTAGAAAATCAATCCGGCATCGAACAGGCCATGCACGATACCAAGTCAACCATCGGAGTAGACTGGAAAATCCTTGGCGGTAAATTAAAGCTACATGTCGATGGTACCTATCAGTTTACCAACACGGAAAAATTACGCTGGTGGGACAATACGGGCCCATACCTTTCCAATTCATTCAACAATAGAAACATTGTGCTCGACTATTATGCCGATGCCGGGCCATCCAAGATCTATCGGAGCAGATGGAGGACCATTCGTAACAATATCAATGCCTATGGAACCTATGACACTTCCTATGGCCTCCATAACCTGACGGTAATGGCCGGGTACAACCAAGAAAGCTATAACTATCTCTATTCCTATGCCGACCGGGAGTATCCCCTCCAGGTTCCCCAGCACTCGCTGAACCTGGCATCCGGAGTGGCCAATGTCAGCGATGACGATGACAAGAACGCCAGCCGCAGTGTGTTTACAAGGATAAACTATAATTGGAACGGAAAGTACTTATTGGAAATTAACGGCAGCTACTTTCTATCTTCAAAGTTTGCCAAAGAAAACAGGGGCCATGCATTCATTGCAGGTTCTGGTGCTTGGCGGATCTCAGAGGAATCGTTCTTTGACAACATCCGCTCCACGGTCAATAACGTTAAGCTTAGGGTTTCCTATGGCTCCATAGGGAATGCCAATATTGGCTCCTATGACTATATCCCCATCATGGGCGTAAGCCAATCGGCTTATACGCTGGAGGGAGAGCGGGTCAACTATACTTCGTCCCCGAACCCAAAATCGGCCAATTTTACTTGGGAAACCGTTGAAACGTTGAATTTTGGTCTGGACGCCACTTTCTTTAGGAATAGGCTTACGACCACCCTTGACGTTTACCAGCGCAATACCGATAATATGCTGGCCAATTTCAGGTCCCTCCCTTCTGTGTTCGGAGCTACCGTTCCCAAGGAAAATATTGCATCGCTCAAGACCCAAGGATGGGAGCTGAACCTTGCGTGGAATGACACGAGGAAAGTCGGCAGGAACCCCTTTAGCTATGGCGTAAGGTTTAACATATCGGATTATCATTCCGAAATCACCGACTATTATAATCCGACCAATTACTTGGCCGACTATTATCGGGGACAGCAATTGGGGGAAATTTGGGGCTTGACCACCGAAGGATATTTTCAGACAGATGAAGAAGCCCAGAACGGGGCCCTGCTGGAGACCAATTCCTACAAAGCGTACGCTGCAGCCGGAACGATCAAATTTCAGGACATAAACGGTGATGGAGTGATCAATTTTGGAGAACGCACCTTGGAGAATCCAGGGGATTATAGAAAAATCGGTAATACCACCCCCAGGTACCAATATGGGATTACCCTTAACGGCGCCTGGAAAGGTATTGACCTTAACGTATTTTTCCGTGGCGTAGGCAAAAGGGACATCTATCCAGGGGCAGAAGCCGTGAATTTTTGGGGTCCGTACAACAGAAAGTACCAAGTGATGCTACAGCATACCGTGGACGAGCGTTGGACACCGGATAATCCTGATGCCTATTTTCCCAGACCACAAGGATACCTGGCCTTGGGAAATAATGACCTTGGCGTACCCCAGACCAAGTACCTTCAGGATGCGTCCTTCCTAAGGCTCAAAAACCTGACGGTGGGCTATACCATTCCTTCTTCCTTGACCGAAAGGATCAAGATCAGTCATGTCAGGGTGTACTTTTCAGGTCAGAACCTTTGGGAAACAACAGCCCTGCACTTCAGTTTGGATCCGGAAGGATTGACCAAGGATCCAGATGCCAATGAAAGCAGGGTAGGGCTGGGAACCGCATATCCCATCCAAAGGGTATTCTCATTTGGCCTTCAGGTAAAACTCTAA
- a CDS encoding RagB/SusD family nutrient uptake outer membrane protein — translation MKNIILLVGAVVSLMGCNNDFLELTPGTELGETEDFWNNESSVETYSNGFYGYIDRDLITEDFSSDNSEHIGNPPAIRRGIYSIPTSLGSGGWSWGQLRDINYFIENVSHADLEGNVKSRSLALARFFRAWFYYDKVRQFGDVPWYGKVLDTNDEDLYKPRDSRILVMDSVRKDLDYAIAHLPAETFKNRISKWTALALKSRICLYEGTWRKYHTEAALSESDEFLEEAAEASRSIMDAAIYSLFQTGNADTDYFELFQPKDAHTEEVILARSSDTQTFYYTPLFTSTSNGNFGATRDLVGTYLMKDGRTFQQAYPQAQKRDTMSYFNEFRNRDPRLSQTLVSPGYVRVGTEKEAVSDFSQNVTGYMVHKRVGPPIEDQGGGYRDVIIFRYAEVLLNYAEAKAELGELGQQGIDQTINPIRERVGMPHLSLPVEVDGFLDRMYDHTSDPLVLEIRRERRVELAFEGFRTDDLKRWKEGHLFREKYEGIYVKGLEEYIDLNGDGNPNLYVLEYDETPPADQIEGVQYFRMSEIHGLSEDNQGRIVPYNAILPGFEDHEYLKPIPTEELTLNPELEQNPGW, via the coding sequence ATGAAAAACATAATATTGCTAGTAGGAGCAGTTGTCAGTTTAATGGGATGCAACAATGATTTTCTTGAACTGACGCCCGGTACCGAACTGGGAGAAACCGAGGATTTCTGGAACAACGAAAGCAGCGTGGAAACATATTCCAATGGGTTCTACGGTTATATCGACCGAGACCTGATTACCGAGGACTTTTCCAGTGACAACAGTGAACACATCGGCAATCCCCCTGCCATAAGAAGGGGAATTTATTCCATTCCCACCTCCCTTGGAAGCGGAGGGTGGAGCTGGGGACAGCTTCGGGACATCAACTATTTTATTGAAAATGTGAGCCATGCCGATCTTGAAGGAAATGTAAAAAGCAGGAGCCTGGCACTGGCCAGGTTTTTCAGGGCTTGGTTCTACTATGACAAGGTCAGGCAGTTTGGAGACGTGCCGTGGTATGGAAAGGTGTTGGACACCAATGATGAAGACCTGTACAAGCCAAGGGATTCAAGAATACTGGTAATGGATTCGGTAAGGAAAGACCTGGATTATGCCATAGCACACCTTCCAGCAGAAACCTTTAAAAACCGTATATCCAAATGGACCGCCCTGGCGCTAAAATCCCGGATATGCCTATATGAGGGGACCTGGAGAAAATACCATACAGAAGCGGCCCTTTCGGAAAGCGATGAATTTCTGGAAGAAGCCGCCGAAGCCAGCAGGTCCATCATGGATGCAGCTATCTATTCCTTATTCCAAACCGGAAATGCCGACACCGATTATTTTGAGCTCTTCCAGCCAAAGGATGCCCATACCGAAGAGGTGATCTTGGCGCGTTCCTCGGACACCCAGACTTTTTATTATACTCCGCTGTTCACTTCCACTTCAAACGGTAATTTTGGTGCCACACGTGACTTGGTAGGTACCTACCTGATGAAGGATGGAAGGACTTTCCAACAGGCCTACCCTCAGGCCCAAAAGCGGGATACGATGTCCTATTTCAACGAGTTCCGGAACCGCGATCCGAGGCTTTCCCAAACACTGGTCTCCCCGGGGTATGTGCGGGTAGGTACTGAAAAGGAAGCTGTTTCCGACTTTTCCCAAAATGTAACAGGTTATATGGTCCATAAACGGGTAGGACCCCCCATTGAAGATCAGGGGGGTGGTTATCGTGATGTGATTATTTTTAGGTATGCAGAGGTATTGCTCAACTATGCCGAGGCCAAAGCAGAACTTGGCGAGCTCGGTCAACAGGGGATAGACCAGACCATAAATCCCATCAGGGAAAGGGTAGGGATGCCACACTTGAGCCTCCCCGTGGAAGTCGACGGCTTTTTGGACAGGATGTACGATCATACTTCTGATCCCTTGGTTTTGGAAATAAGAAGGGAAAGACGGGTTGAGCTGGCCTTCGAAGGGTTTCGGACTGATGACTTAAAACGTTGGAAGGAAGGTCATTTGTTTAGGGAAAAATACGAAGGTATCTATGTGAAGGGGCTCGAAGAGTACATTGATCTAAATGGTGATGGCAATCCCAATCTCTATGTCCTGGAATATGATGAAACTCCACCTGCCGACCAGATCGAAGGGGTGCAGTATTTCAGAATGTCCGAAATCCATGGGCTAAGTGAGGATAATCAAGGACGTATAGTTCCGTATAACGCCATACTCCCCGGGTTTGAAGATCATGAGTACCTAAAACCAATTCCCACGGAAGAACTTACCCTCAACCCAGAACTGGAACAAAATCCTGGATGGTAG
- a CDS encoding TonB-dependent receptor, protein MYIIVLGGTFSSLAQQGQSSVHGKITDNDGLPISYANVYFKELDKGALSDGKGAFVVEGLPRGNHQLLVSHIGFGKRTVQVALKSGERKDLGKIVLFENGSDLQEVIVSDRKVNRFADKATEYVARMPLENLENPQVYSVVNKELLQEQVLTDIDQSVRNATGVVPVVYPSGGFAATFRGFNIGINSRNGMETSTGRSSVDIGNVERIEVLKGPSGTLFGSNVSSFGGVVNLVTKKPTEDKQTEIGYTTGSFNLHRITADINTPLTRDKKTLFRLNTALNRQKSFLDYGFNNTFLIAPSLKHIASDRLSLTLDAELFDAKSTRTLYSRYGTNSGITSPEDLLIDYNKVLFHEDANASTSSLKLFTQAQYRLAANWTSTTLFSYVEEDVDHSYQYYATWLSPGLAARNIGNWGPIYNSYTNIQENINGEFATGTVRHKMLVGASLRFMDARSEAATSGFIDTVDVTTDFRVLRKQELDPYMVAGNWPGWHRANDNTYSVYVSDVLELTDRLSTMLSLRLDHFSRPDNGAVEGYEQTSLAPKLGLVYQLVKEQVSVFGNYMNGFQNQAPANQPDGALLVLDPLYAEQAEGGVKAEVFDKRLTATISYYHIAIDNAVRTNADGFVEQDGRQVSKGGDFEVVANPIAGLNIVGGYAFNDNRIVKASDEDIEGNKAVGAPENVANLWLSYALQGKLKGLGIGVGGNYVDENYLFSDNVVAVPSYTLLNASIFFEQPSWRLGLKGNNLANEKYWSSYGVAQAPANFAANLTVRF, encoded by the coding sequence ATGTATATCATCGTGCTGGGAGGTACATTTTCCTCCCTGGCACAGCAAGGGCAATCATCGGTGCATGGAAAGATCACTGACAACGACGGGCTGCCCATTTCCTACGCAAACGTATATTTCAAAGAACTTGACAAGGGAGCCCTTTCCGACGGGAAGGGAGCATTTGTCGTGGAGGGCCTACCAAGGGGCAATCACCAATTGTTGGTCTCGCATATCGGTTTTGGAAAGCGGACTGTGCAGGTAGCGCTAAAGTCAGGTGAAAGAAAGGACCTCGGCAAAATAGTGCTCTTTGAAAACGGGAGCGACCTTCAGGAAGTGATCGTGTCCGATAGGAAAGTAAACCGCTTTGCCGATAAAGCTACCGAATACGTGGCCAGGATGCCTTTGGAAAACCTTGAAAATCCCCAGGTTTACAGTGTGGTGAACAAGGAACTCCTACAAGAACAAGTATTGACGGACATCGACCAGAGTGTTAGGAATGCAACAGGGGTAGTACCGGTCGTCTATCCCTCCGGAGGTTTTGCCGCGACGTTCAGGGGGTTCAATATCGGGATCAATTCCAGGAACGGTATGGAGACGTCCACTGGTAGGTCCAGCGTGGATATCGGTAATGTCGAGCGGATAGAGGTGCTCAAAGGCCCGTCGGGAACCTTGTTTGGGAGTAATGTTTCCTCTTTTGGGGGCGTGGTAAATTTGGTCACCAAAAAGCCAACGGAGGATAAACAGACCGAAATAGGCTATACGACGGGAAGCTTTAACTTGCACCGTATCACCGCCGACATCAATACTCCCTTGACCCGGGACAAGAAAACCTTGTTCAGGTTGAACACCGCACTGAACCGACAGAAAAGTTTCCTGGATTACGGGTTTAACAACACCTTCTTGATCGCTCCTAGCTTGAAACATATCGCATCCGACAGGCTTTCCCTTACCTTGGACGCAGAACTGTTCGACGCCAAAAGTACGCGGACCCTATACTCCAGGTATGGTACAAATTCCGGTATTACAAGCCCCGAAGATTTATTGATCGATTACAATAAAGTACTCTTCCACGAGGATGCCAATGCCTCCACCTCATCCTTGAAACTGTTTACCCAAGCCCAGTACAGATTGGCAGCGAACTGGACGTCGACGACCCTTTTTTCCTATGTGGAAGAGGATGTCGATCACAGTTACCAATATTATGCGACCTGGCTCTCACCGGGCTTGGCGGCCAGGAACATAGGCAATTGGGGACCTATCTATAACAGCTATACCAATATCCAGGAAAATATCAATGGGGAATTTGCCACAGGGACCGTTCGTCACAAAATGCTCGTGGGAGCGAGCTTGAGGTTTATGGATGCGCGGAGTGAGGCTGCCACTTCCGGATTTATAGATACCGTAGATGTGACCACCGATTTCAGGGTGCTGCGAAAGCAAGAACTTGACCCCTATATGGTGGCCGGAAACTGGCCGGGATGGCACCGGGCCAATGACAATACCTATAGCGTCTATGTTTCCGATGTGCTGGAACTGACCGACCGCCTTTCCACCATGCTCAGTTTACGACTGGACCATTTTTCCAGGCCGGATAACGGGGCTGTCGAAGGCTATGAACAAACCTCACTAGCTCCAAAGCTCGGACTGGTGTACCAGTTGGTTAAAGAACAGGTGTCGGTATTTGGGAATTACATGAACGGATTTCAGAACCAGGCGCCTGCCAACCAGCCGGACGGGGCACTGTTGGTGCTGGATCCTTTATATGCCGAACAGGCAGAAGGGGGCGTTAAGGCAGAAGTATTTGATAAGCGACTTACCGCTACGATAAGCTATTACCATATCGCCATAGATAATGCCGTTCGGACCAATGCAGACGGTTTTGTCGAACAGGATGGCCGTCAGGTAAGCAAGGGGGGCGATTTTGAAGTGGTTGCCAATCCCATTGCCGGATTGAACATCGTGGGGGGATATGCCTTTAATGACAATAGGATCGTGAAGGCCAGTGACGAGGATATCGAGGGCAACAAGGCAGTGGGTGCCCCTGAAAATGTGGCCAACCTTTGGCTTTCCTATGCGCTCCAAGGCAAGCTCAAGGGGCTTGGGATCGGGGTAGGAGGCAACTATGTGGATGAAAACTACCTGTTCAGCGACAATGTGGTGGCCGTTCCTTCCTATACATTGCTCAATGCTTCCATATTCTTTGAACAACCATCATGGAGATTGGGGCTAAAAGGAAATAACCTTGCCAATGAGAAATATTGGTCCAGCTACGGAGTGGCACAGGCACCTGCAAATTTTGCCGCAAACCTGACCGTCAGGTTTTAA
- a CDS encoding DUF6528 family protein, with product MKTNVLILVFLAATTVAACVSRADNEHNHIRPDSSVRELIVCGDDKVLIFHPTDGGYQKEWEWSAANSNGMPPGYVGYFKTNDECKPVGDNRLLVTSSGGGAALIERSTGNTLFYAHVPNAHSAEYLPEGRIAVALSTASGGNAIQLFDALKPNKVLYSDSLYSGHGVVWVEDRESLFALGYGELREYKLKEWDSTTPKLEMKAFWEIPDESGHDLYLTKDQKLLFSTTNSVWEFNLQTNKFGPFDQLENVGHVKSINYHSGTKELVYTKGEVSWWTHHVYFANPADTLTDESVKIYKSRVYWKDQTPL from the coding sequence ATGAAAACGAACGTATTGATTTTGGTATTTTTGGCCGCTACAACGGTTGCCGCTTGTGTAAGTAGGGCTGACAACGAACATAACCACATCCGTCCGGATTCTTCCGTAAGGGAGTTGATTGTCTGTGGAGATGACAAAGTCCTTATATTCCATCCAACTGACGGAGGTTATCAAAAAGAATGGGAGTGGAGTGCCGCCAATTCCAATGGCATGCCTCCGGGGTATGTCGGTTATTTTAAAACCAACGATGAGTGCAAACCCGTGGGGGACAACCGGCTATTGGTCACCTCTTCAGGTGGTGGGGCAGCATTGATAGAAAGGTCAACTGGCAATACCTTGTTCTATGCCCATGTGCCCAATGCCCATTCTGCCGAATACCTCCCTGAAGGAAGGATCGCCGTGGCCCTGTCCACCGCCAGCGGAGGCAATGCCATCCAATTATTTGATGCCCTAAAACCAAACAAGGTGCTCTATTCCGATAGTCTATATTCCGGACATGGTGTGGTATGGGTAGAAGACCGGGAAAGTTTATTTGCGTTGGGGTATGGTGAGCTCCGGGAATACAAACTGAAAGAGTGGGATAGTACCACCCCGAAACTGGAAATGAAAGCCTTTTGGGAAATACCCGATGAAAGCGGACATGACCTCTATCTGACAAAGGACCAAAAGCTGCTTTTTTCAACGACCAATAGTGTTTGGGAATTTAACTTGCAAACCAACAAGTTTGGCCCATTCGACCAACTGGAGAACGTAGGCCATGTGAAATCCATCAATTACCATTCCGGGACCAAGGAACTGGTCTATACCAAGGGGGAAGTAAGTTGGTGGACCCATCATGTTTATTTTGCCAACCCAGCGGATACACTCACGGAC
- a CDS encoding RNA polymerase sigma-70 factor, with product MFLRSKKNHQRTARSVHSEKEFEELYTMYSRAMISMAHNRTGDREAAKEIVQDVFLSLWERREGLRVHGSIKHYLFRAVKLEIIDHYRKKNSREKHQHYLVENAGRWSRSTEERVLFNELSGSISALVEKLPSQCREVYRLSREKGLNNKEIALSLTVTEKTVESHLTKALKFLRSRIDTSSR from the coding sequence ATGTTCCTTAGAAGTAAAAAAAACCATCAACGCACAGCCCGTTCCGTCCATTCGGAAAAGGAGTTCGAGGAGCTCTACACAATGTATTCAAGGGCGATGATTTCCATGGCCCATAACCGTACCGGTGACAGGGAAGCCGCAAAGGAAATCGTCCAGGACGTCTTTCTCTCGCTATGGGAACGGCGTGAAGGGCTCAGGGTCCATGGTTCCATCAAACACTACCTTTTCCGGGCCGTTAAACTGGAAATAATAGACCATTACCGTAAAAAAAACAGCAGGGAGAAGCACCAACATTATCTTGTTGAAAATGCAGGTCGGTGGTCACGTTCCACGGAGGAAAGGGTACTGTTCAATGAATTGAGCGGGAGCATTTCGGCCCTCGTGGAGAAACTGCCCTCCCAGTGCCGCGAAGTATACCGGTTGAGCAGGGAAAAAGGCCTGAACAACAAAGAAATCGCCCTCTCCCTGACCGTCACCGAAAAAACCGTGGAATCCCACCTTACCAAAGCCCTCAAATTTCTCCGGTCCAGGATCGACACCTCTTCCCGTTGA
- a CDS encoding FecR family protein gives MNKGEFERLLEQQAKGKTTPEEEEAIRQAYKKIYFSQKPLQWNDRLAEDVKGRLEHNLASKMTLGKRNRPFIRLKPLVKVAAVLALVILGGFLAGKYVTLLPKAELITKRTTASQRATITLSDGTKVHLNVGSAITFPEQFYGEHRKVTLEGEAFFEVTRDVQKPFIVETASLSTKVLGTSFNINAHESQTEMVTVVSGKVQVSQTAKPEMKAILLPDEAVVFNRSSGSLNKQRADAGQVLDWKKEYIEFDKVSFKDAIRLLGQFYHTEIILENFQNDHCQIRAICKNNGIEHLLGQLQLLVDFDYRIQKDGSIVIDYHGCKK, from the coding sequence ATGAACAAAGGAGAATTTGAAAGACTACTTGAACAACAGGCCAAGGGAAAAACAACACCAGAGGAGGAAGAGGCCATTCGCCAAGCCTACAAAAAGATATACTTCAGCCAAAAGCCCCTTCAATGGAATGACCGTCTCGCGGAGGATGTCAAGGGGAGATTAGAGCATAACCTGGCTTCGAAAATGACTTTGGGCAAAAGAAATAGACCTTTTATTAGGTTGAAGCCCCTTGTCAAAGTTGCGGCGGTACTGGCCCTGGTTATTCTAGGAGGTTTTTTGGCAGGAAAGTACGTTACCTTACTTCCTAAAGCCGAGCTGATCACCAAGCGCACTACAGCCAGCCAGCGTGCGACGATCACCCTTAGCGATGGTACGAAGGTCCATTTGAATGTAGGTTCAGCCATTACCTTTCCTGAGCAGTTTTATGGAGAACATCGTAAGGTAACGTTGGAAGGCGAAGCTTTTTTTGAGGTAACAAGGGACGTTCAAAAGCCTTTTATAGTGGAAACAGCCTCCTTGAGTACCAAGGTGCTGGGGACCAGCTTTAACATCAATGCACATGAATCCCAAACGGAAATGGTCACGGTCGTTTCAGGCAAAGTTCAGGTAAGCCAAACCGCGAAGCCTGAAATGAAGGCAATCCTGTTACCTGATGAAGCGGTTGTTTTTAACCGATCGTCCGGCTCATTAAATAAGCAACGGGCAGATGCAGGGCAGGTCCTTGATTGGAAAAAAGAGTATATAGAATTTGACAAGGTGTCTTTTAAAGATGCCATAAGACTGTTGGGCCAATTTTATCACACAGAAATAATACTGGAAAATTTTCAAAATGACCATTGCCAGATCAGGGCTATCTGTAAAAACAACGGTATTGAGCACTTACTCGGCCAACTCCAATTACTGGTGGATTTTGACTACAGGATCCAAAAGGATGGAAGTATTGTCATTGATTACCACGGATGTAAAAAGTAA
- a CDS encoding RNA polymerase sigma factor: MKELTDQKLYERIKDSDHSAFQELFDRYWKKLFGFTFRMLQNVEQSEDIVQEIFLSLWEKAPLKDVAHIKSYLYSAVKYQVSSVIRNQKWELDWDTIEGIYEVQVPTYDPLELEEVNRFVEISIDTLPPKCKEIYCLQKEEGYTAKEIASNLNISPRTVEGHLHKAKKILKAKLQLYDVLVLTVFYL, from the coding sequence ATGAAGGAATTAACTGATCAAAAACTCTATGAAAGAATAAAAGACTCAGACCATTCCGCCTTCCAAGAACTGTTTGACCGTTATTGGAAGAAGTTGTTTGGGTTCACTTTTCGAATGCTCCAGAATGTCGAGCAGTCAGAGGATATAGTCCAGGAAATTTTTCTTTCCCTATGGGAGAAGGCCCCCCTAAAAGACGTTGCTCATATAAAGAGCTATCTTTATTCTGCAGTAAAATACCAGGTGTCTTCGGTGATCAGAAACCAAAAGTGGGAGTTGGACTGGGATACCATTGAGGGCATATACGAAGTGCAGGTGCCGACTTACGATCCGCTGGAACTGGAAGAGGTGAACAGGTTTGTAGAAATTAGTATAGACACGCTTCCCCCAAAATGTAAAGAGATCTATTGCCTACAAAAGGAGGAAGGTTATACCGCCAAGGAAATCGCTTCCAATCTCAACATTTCCCCCCGTACTGTTGAAGGGCACCTTCACAAAGCCAAAAAGATCCTTAAGGCTAAATTACAACTTTATGATGTGCTGGTATTAACGGTATTTTACCTGTAG